The stretch of DNA CGATCCAACAAGGACCGAGCTCCTTTCCCATCGGCAAACTCCACGTACGCCTCATCGATCAACACCAACCCTGGAGCGGCTTCCACTACGGCGGCAATGTCCGCCAGCCTCATAGCACAGCCGGTCGGGTTGTTAGGCGAGGTCAGAATCACCAGGGCGGGTTGCTGCTGCCGGATCGCTGCTAACAATCCATCCACGTCAAAATGCAAATCGGCACGAGGCGGTACCGTGTGGACACGGCCGCCATGCAGGCGTACAATCATTTCGTAGAGCGAGAACATAGGCCGCGGTAGCACGACCGGGGTACCCTCATCAATCACAGCGAGCCCCACCGTGAAGGCCAGCTCATTTGAGCCATTACCTACGATCACCCCCTCCGGGGTCCAGTTCAGGAAGTCGGCCAGTGCCTGCCGCAACCGTTCTGGATGCTCAGCCGGATAGCGATTAAAGGGAAGTGCCCAGAACGCCTCCAGCACCTCGCGCTTAAGTGGCTCAGGGAGATCCCAGGGGCTTTCATTCTGGTTCAGTTTGATCGGTGCCTCAGGAGGGGCTCCCACGGCATAGGGCTTTCCCTGCCGCACAGCAGGTCGAATACTCGCCAGCGCCTGCGATAACGTATCCACTTCAGGAATCATAGCTCCTGGTCTGTTGGCGTAGACGAACGCACGGCAGAAGCCGACGCTTGTTCCGAGAGGCGAGTCAGCCGCACAGCGATGGCCTGCGCATGG from Rhodothermus sp. encodes:
- the hisC gene encoding histidinol-phosphate transaminase, whose product is MIPEVDTLSQALASIRPAVRQGKPYAVGAPPEAPIKLNQNESPWDLPEPLKREVLEAFWALPFNRYPAEHPERLRQALADFLNWTPEGVIVGNGSNELAFTVGLAVIDEGTPVVLPRPMFSLYEMIVRLHGGRVHTVPPRADLHFDVDGLLAAIRQQQPALVILTSPNNPTGCAMRLADIAAVVEAAPGLVLIDEAYVEFADGKGARSLLDRYPHVLLLRTFSKAFGLAGLRLGYLVGHPDVVRELYKARIPFMVDRLAETVALTLLRNLELVQQRIAEIKAGVQWLYRELAALPDVNPVPSQANFVIFRTPLEPGALLARLAREGILIRNMSGYPELQGFVRVNAGRAEENRAFMAALKKALAGDETL